Proteins co-encoded in one Streptomyces sp. NBC_01283 genomic window:
- a CDS encoding ABC transporter permease, with protein MTSPATQRRPRAASPPPSVSDPKSPNPPRHRRVPLRVRLRNNWVMLALMAPGLLFFLLFFYLPMLGNVIAFQDYQPFIGFKDSPLVGLANFQELFADPAFWEAVRNTLAFAALQLIFFFPAPLALALLINSLVSPRIKKFVQSVVYLPHFISWVLVVALFQQVLGGAGLFSNYLRDHGMSALDVMTDPSTFSLLITGQVIWKDIGWGMIIYLAALASVDQSLYESAAVDGAGRRRRMWHVTLPAVRGVTIMLLVLRLGDVLSVGFEQFLLQRDAVGARASEVLDTYIYYHGVVYGDWGVGAAAGLVKGVIGALMIYGANKVAHAFGEHGVYSK; from the coding sequence GTGACATCCCCAGCAACGCAACGCAGGCCACGCGCCGCGTCGCCGCCACCGTCCGTGTCGGATCCGAAGTCCCCGAACCCGCCGCGCCACCGCCGCGTCCCGCTCCGCGTCCGACTGCGGAACAACTGGGTGATGCTGGCCCTCATGGCCCCTGGCCTGCTGTTCTTCCTGCTGTTCTTCTATCTGCCGATGCTCGGCAACGTCATCGCCTTCCAGGACTACCAGCCCTTCATCGGCTTCAAGGACAGCCCCCTGGTGGGCCTCGCCAACTTCCAGGAGCTCTTCGCCGACCCGGCGTTCTGGGAAGCGGTCCGCAACACCCTCGCCTTCGCCGCGCTCCAGCTGATCTTCTTCTTCCCGGCACCGCTCGCCCTCGCCCTGCTCATCAACAGCCTGGTCAGCCCGCGCATCAAGAAGTTCGTGCAGAGCGTCGTCTATCTGCCGCACTTCATCTCCTGGGTCCTGGTCGTCGCCCTCTTCCAGCAGGTCCTCGGCGGCGCGGGCCTGTTCAGCAACTACCTGCGCGACCACGGCATGTCCGCCCTGGACGTGATGACCGACCCCAGCACCTTCTCCCTCCTCATCACCGGGCAGGTCATCTGGAAGGACATCGGCTGGGGCATGATCATTTACCTGGCGGCGCTCGCGAGCGTCGACCAGAGCCTGTACGAATCGGCGGCCGTCGACGGAGCCGGACGCCGGCGCCGCATGTGGCACGTGACCCTGCCCGCCGTGCGCGGCGTCACGATCATGCTGCTCGTGCTCCGCCTCGGTGACGTCCTGTCCGTGGGCTTCGAGCAGTTCCTGCTCCAGCGCGACGCGGTCGGCGCCCGCGCCTCGGAAGTCCTCGACACCTACATCTACTACCACGGCGTCGTCTACGGCGACTGGGGCGTCGGCGCCGCCGCGGGCCTGGTCAAGGGCGTCATCGGGGCCCTGATGATCTACGGCGCCAACAAGGTCGCCCACGCCTTCGGAGAGCACGGGGTGTACAGCAAATGA
- a CDS encoding carbohydrate ABC transporter permease: MSSFGFPLRSPRPREERPAWEEPPTKIGSTAKAVVITVICAVMILPFLTVLSTSLASREEITEAGGFVLFPTDPTLEAYRTILSGGIVSRAVVVSVLITLAGTALSLLTTIALAYGLSKRGVPGSKPILLMVLFTLLFVPGMVPMYVVVKELGLLDSYWSLILPVMINAFNLVVLRAFFMNIPEELYQAARIDGAGDWRILTRIVLPLSKGVVAVVGLFYAVTYWNAFFNAMLYLNDSGKWPIQLVLRTYVVQGKSISGDQLGVSHMPPQQSISMAVVMIALIPILLLFPFLQKYFTKGVLTGAIKG, translated from the coding sequence ATGAGCAGCTTCGGATTCCCCCTGCGATCGCCGCGGCCCCGCGAGGAGCGGCCCGCCTGGGAAGAGCCGCCGACGAAGATCGGCTCGACCGCCAAGGCCGTCGTCATCACCGTCATCTGCGCCGTGATGATCCTGCCCTTCCTCACGGTCCTCTCCACCAGCCTCGCTTCCCGCGAGGAGATCACCGAGGCGGGCGGCTTCGTCCTCTTCCCCACGGACCCGACCCTGGAGGCGTACCGCACGATCCTCTCCGGCGGCATCGTCTCCCGCGCCGTCGTGGTCAGCGTCCTGATCACGCTCGCCGGCACGGCACTCTCGCTCCTGACGACGATCGCGCTCGCCTACGGCCTCAGCAAGCGCGGCGTCCCCGGGAGCAAGCCGATCCTCCTGATGGTGCTCTTCACGCTGCTCTTCGTGCCGGGCATGGTGCCGATGTACGTGGTGGTCAAGGAGCTCGGACTCCTCGACTCCTACTGGTCGTTGATCCTCCCCGTCATGATCAACGCCTTCAATCTCGTCGTTCTGCGGGCGTTCTTCATGAACATCCCCGAGGAGCTGTACCAGGCGGCGCGCATCGACGGCGCGGGCGACTGGCGGATCCTGACCCGCATCGTGCTGCCGCTCTCCAAGGGAGTCGTCGCCGTCGTCGGCCTCTTCTACGCGGTGACGTACTGGAACGCCTTCTTCAACGCGATGCTCTACCTGAACGACTCGGGCAAGTGGCCCATCCAGCTTGTTCTGCGCACCTACGTCGTCCAGGGCAAGTCCATCTCGGGCGACCAGCTCGGCGTCAGCCACATGCCGCCCCAGCAGTCGATCTCCATGGCGGTCGTCATGATCGCGCTCATCCCGATCCTGCTGCTCTTCCCCTTCCTGCAGAAGTACTTCACCAAGGGCGTGCTCACCGGCGCCATCAAGGGCTGA
- a CDS encoding extracellular solute-binding protein: MSRRTFLSLSTAVAAGAAATSLTGCGSGAKKTGEAASSKVRLPSYVPYTKVKPDLPPNAKGLSAGFLSYPKDLVRSVPKKPGDGSKITLLTEIWTQPPAPAGSNSHWKKVNKELGVDLEAILGTDPGYEEKFSAVIAGGDLPDLMWIPPNQGIQHVAELLEAKCADITEYVSGDAVKDYPNLAAMTPAHWKTAVVNGKIWGAPSPYPALGQVYGGNPRIWEKADGFSASSPEEFLAKCKEVTGGKVWALEPIYVNAASVLSQCFGAPNKWRKNKDGSLTWFQETDEYTEALNFVLKLKKAGVFYPGNPKMADANTKLAQGSIGAVVFANPFNARKDIRVQDPGLAAEILIPFGAGGNKPNHHYHLGTIGYTAIKKGDEKRVRMLLGVLNYLAAPFGTTEREFLEFGTEGEDFTYDKHGFPERSKQGKQQVEGLFSGLTTATTSPFALVASTFPGSDRAQDVEDLYAAEQKLIETAVQNPVVGHYSDAYTQHYGRMSTEANDLVNDIVSGRKKLSEWKPFWAEWRNKGLEQMAREFQKSIESA; the protein is encoded by the coding sequence ATGTCCCGACGCACGTTCCTGAGCCTCTCCACCGCCGTCGCCGCGGGCGCGGCGGCCACTTCGCTGACGGGCTGCGGCTCGGGTGCGAAGAAGACCGGCGAGGCGGCATCGTCGAAGGTGAGGCTGCCTTCGTACGTCCCCTACACCAAGGTCAAGCCCGACCTGCCGCCGAACGCGAAGGGCCTGTCGGCGGGGTTCCTCTCGTACCCCAAGGACCTGGTGCGCAGCGTCCCGAAGAAGCCCGGCGACGGCTCGAAGATCACGCTGCTGACCGAGATCTGGACCCAGCCGCCGGCCCCCGCGGGCTCCAACTCCCACTGGAAGAAGGTGAACAAGGAACTCGGCGTCGACCTGGAGGCGATCCTCGGCACCGATCCCGGCTACGAGGAGAAGTTCTCCGCCGTCATCGCGGGCGGCGATCTGCCCGACCTGATGTGGATACCGCCGAACCAGGGCATCCAGCACGTCGCCGAGCTCCTGGAGGCCAAGTGCGCGGACATCACGGAGTACGTCTCCGGTGACGCGGTGAAGGACTATCCGAACCTCGCCGCGATGACCCCCGCCCACTGGAAGACCGCGGTGGTCAACGGCAAGATCTGGGGCGCGCCCAGCCCGTACCCGGCCCTCGGGCAGGTCTACGGCGGCAACCCCAGGATCTGGGAGAAGGCGGACGGCTTCTCGGCGAGCAGCCCAGAGGAGTTCCTCGCCAAGTGCAAGGAGGTCACGGGCGGCAAGGTCTGGGCCCTTGAGCCGATCTACGTCAACGCGGCCAGTGTGCTGAGCCAGTGTTTCGGCGCCCCCAACAAGTGGCGCAAGAACAAGGATGGTTCGCTCACCTGGTTCCAGGAGACCGACGAGTACACCGAGGCCCTGAACTTCGTCCTCAAGCTGAAGAAGGCCGGCGTCTTCTACCCCGGCAACCCCAAGATGGCGGACGCGAACACCAAGCTGGCGCAGGGGTCGATCGGCGCGGTCGTCTTCGCCAACCCGTTCAACGCCCGCAAGGACATCCGGGTCCAGGACCCCGGCCTGGCAGCCGAGATCCTGATCCCGTTCGGCGCGGGCGGCAACAAGCCGAACCACCACTACCACCTCGGCACGATCGGCTACACGGCCATCAAGAAGGGCGACGAGAAGCGTGTGCGCATGCTGCTCGGCGTCCTCAACTACCTGGCCGCACCCTTCGGGACCACCGAGCGCGAGTTCCTCGAGTTCGGCACCGAGGGCGAGGACTTCACGTACGACAAACACGGCTTCCCGGAGCGCTCGAAGCAGGGCAAGCAGCAGGTCGAGGGCCTCTTCAGCGGGCTGACCACGGCAACCACCTCACCGTTCGCGCTGGTCGCCTCGACGTTCCCGGGCAGCGACCGTGCCCAGGACGTCGAGGACCTCTACGCCGCCGAGCAGAAGCTCATCGAGACCGCCGTCCAGAACCCGGTCGTCGGCCACTACTCGGACGCGTACACCCAGCACTACGGCCGCATGTCGACGGAGGCGAACGACCTGGTCAACGACATCGTCAGTGGCCGCAAGAAGCTGAGCGAGTGGAAGCCCTTCTGGGCGGAGTGGCGGAACAAGGGCCTGGAG